Proteins found in one Oncorhynchus mykiss isolate Arlee chromosome 3, USDA_OmykA_1.1, whole genome shotgun sequence genomic segment:
- the LOC110520540 gene encoding POU domain, class 3, transcription factor 3-A-like, producing MVWGMATATSSPYLASNRILSTGSIVHSDRGVGDMQPGSTAVTSVSDGYRGDSSVKMVQSDFMQGAIATSNGGHMLSHAHQWVTSLPHAAAAAAAVAAAEAGSPWSPGPVGMRDSPQLQDVKRNSGREDLHSGSALHHRSSHLGSHQAHPGAWGGTSAAHISSISEGQQQQQSLIYSQPGGFTVNGMLSSPGSRSLMHPGMVRGESPDLDHGSHHHHHHHHHHQHPHHPQHHVGVSHDAQSDEDTPTSDDLEHFAKQFKQRRIKLGFTQADVGLALGTLYGNVFSQTTICRFEALQLSFKNMCKLKPLLNKWLEEADSTTGSPTSIDKIAAQGRKRKKRTSIEVSVKGALESHFLKSPKPAAQEITSLADSLQLEKEVVRVWFCNRRQKEKRMTPPGLPHSPEDEYSQVDNMSAGTPSPSMDCKRMFSDT from the coding sequence ATGGTTTGGGGAATGGCAACAGCCACCTCCAGTCCATACCTGGCCAGCAATAGGATCCTGTCCACCGGCTCCATCGTGCACTCAGACCGGGGGGTCGGTGACATGCAGCCGGGGAGCACCGCTGTCACCTCGGTGTCGGACGGATACAGAGGGGACTCTTCGGTGAAGATGGTGCAGAGTGACTTTATGCAGGGCGCTATTGCGACGAGCAACGGGGGACACATGTTAAGCCATGCCCACCAGTGGGTGACATCCCTGCCACACGCCGCCGCTGCAGCAGCCGCAGTGGCAGCTGCCGAAGCCGGTTCTCCCTGGTCTCCCGGCCCGGTGGGAATGAGAGACAGCCCGCAGCTGCAGGACGTGAAGAGAAACTCCGGCAGAGAGGACCTGCACTCGGGCTCCGCTCTACACCACAGGTCTTCGCATCTGGGCTCCCACCAGGCACACCCAGGAGCCTGGGGAGGCACCTCAGCCGCTCACATATCCAGCATCTCCGAaggacagcagcagcaacagtcgCTGATTTACTCCCAGCCCGGGGGATTCACGGTTAACGGGATGCTCAGCTCACCGGGTAGTAGAAGCCTAATGCACCCGGGGATGGTGAGGGGGGAATCCCCTGATCTCGACCACGGCagccaccatcatcaccatcaccaccaccaccaccagcatccACATCATCCGCAGCACCACGTCGGGGTGAGCCATGACGCTCAGTCCGACGAGGATACGCCAACCTCGGACGACCTAGAGCACTTCGCTAAACAGTTCAAACAGCGCAGGATCAAACTGGGCTTTACACAAGCGGACGTGGGATTGGCGCTGGGCACCCTGTACGGAAACGTCTTCTCACAGACCACGATATGCAGGTTCGAGGCCCTGCAGCTGAGCTTCAAGAACATGTGCAAGCTGAAGCCGCTGCTCAACAAATGGCTGGAGGAAGCTGATTCGACCACCGGTAGCCCTACCAGCATCGATAAGATCGCGGCGCAGGGCAGGAAGAGGAAAAAGCGCACGTCCATCGAGGTGAGCGTCAAAGGAGCTTTGGAGAGCCACTTTCTCAAAAGCCCCAAACCAGCAGCCCAGGAGATCACCTCTCTGGCGGACAGTCTGCAGCTGGAGAAGGAGGTGGTCCGGGTCTGGTTCTGCAACCGCAGgcagaaggagaagaggatgacGCCACCGGGGCTGCCACACAGCCCGGAGGACGAGTACTCTCAGGTCGACAACATGAGCGCAGGCACACCGTCACCTTCCATGGACTGCAAGCGAATGTTCAGCGATACGTGA